A stretch of Penaeus monodon isolate SGIC_2016 unplaced genomic scaffold, NSTDA_Pmon_1 PmonScaffold_963, whole genome shotgun sequence DNA encodes these proteins:
- the LOC119572104 gene encoding uncharacterized aarF domain-containing protein kinase 2-like — protein sequence MSRCRLLCKCSRAEKSSLILCRYRIEKKLKNEGNCFENPRPDPFVPGAVKVLHPVMAKWSLSKGSSCKVFVDNLVHGDLHPGNIWSKTVPRKGQQGSLRRCLVFGDGESVADLFLSNSEHCCKDPEAFKAEMTSLVNSAREDTIALSQIDVGVLLQQVLRILLHHQVRLESAFSAVVLAVFVLEGLGRALDPNMDILERARPILVTGKVK from the exons ATGAGCAGATGCAGACTTTTGTGCAAGTGCAGTAGAGCAGAAAAGAGCAGTCTGATATTGTGTCGATACAGAATTGAGAAGAAgctgaaaaatgaaggaaattgtTTTGAAAACCCA AGGCCGGATCCCTTTGTGCCCGGGGCAGTTAAAGTTCTGCACCCTg TGATGGCAAAA TGGTCATTAAGTAAGGGGTCTTCCTGTAAGGTTTTTGTAGACAACTTAGTGCATGGTGATTTGCACCCAGGAAACATTTGGTCGAAAACAGTGCCAAGGAAGGGGCAGCAAGGCAGTCTCAGGAGATGTT TGGTTTTTGGTGAT gGAGAGTCTGTGGCAGACTTGTTCCTCAGTAATAGTGAACATTGCTGTAAGGACCCTGAAGCCTTTAAAGCAGAGATGACAAGCCTTGTAAATTCAGCTAGGGAAGATACAATAGCATTATCACAG ATTGATGTGGGGGTCCTGCTGCAACAAGTCTTGAGGATCCTCTTACATCATCAGGTGCGGCTGGAATCTGCCTTCAGTGCTGTGGTCTTGGCAGTCTTTGTTCTGGAAGGTCTTGGTCGAGCATTAGACCCCAATATGGATATCTTAGAGAGAGCAAGACCAATCTTGGTTACTGGAAAAgtgaaatga